ATCTAGTAAGGACACATAGTGGCCGCGGGATCAAGTATCAATGGGAGAGGCGCTCGCGAAGAACGTTCGTCAAGACCCTGTCACTCTGGAATCTTATCAAGCAAACGGTAATGGCCCAGACAAAACCACACCATCACCCCCAAGATCTCCAGCAACGTCTACGGCGCCTTCCTCCGTGCACCAAGTACCTTGCGCGAATGCTCCACCGCCACCTATATCCACCAAACCATTCGCCCAGCCTCAGCCTCGAGACACCGTCGCTTCGCCCTCGCGTACTATAATCGCCGGTGTAACATCTCCGTCCCTGCGCCGCGCCGGCCGCTCACCTGTTACTGGTCCATCCCGATCCATTCCGTCTTCTCCTTCGCTCAAGCGAGCACGTGATGGCACGGAAGATATTATGCCAAGCCTTACAAACGCACACCTGAGAAAAATGGAGGAGAGCAGCCCTAGGACCAGAAGACGGACAGGCACTAATAGCAGTTGAATTTTGGCCAAGTCCTGGGCATTTCGACGCATAACTTATTTATGTTTCTGCTTTCGGGATCTTGACTTTACGTCATGGGCGTCACATTCACGGCACTACACGTTGCCCCATTATTGTGCAGTTTTCTCGTGATTCTGCACATGTAGTTGTAACTTTTGTCGCATTTACACTACTATCTATGTGATAATTCAGCACTGGATTTTCAAACCATAGCAAAGAAATCTTTTGTGAAGGATTATTACTCCGGGAGCGTCAATCATGCAACCCACAAGATGAAGATCAACTCATGATGGCAAAAATTGTCTAATTGAACTCTACATCATCCAGTGCGATATCCTTGTCGGGTTGTTCagtcccttccattttacccgcACCGATCACAAGACACTCCAGTTCATtcctgaccttgtcccaCTCTTGTCTTAATCCTCCTTTCGATCCACCCACAGCCGCAATTGAATCCTCTGCACATTTCTCTTCGCCCAACTGATAGAGCACCCTTGCGTACTTGAGTGCTGCAGGGATGCTCTGCTCAGGGATAATGCGCCACGCCGTGTAGAGTGCTGTAAGACATGCAATGTCGGCCTGAGTAGTAGAATCGGCTGAAGCTTCGCACCCAGATCGTTTACTCCTCTTGGCTGGGCGCTCCCGACCTCCCGATTCCTGGCTTGGCGAGGCCGAAATTTTTTGGAACTCTTGTTCCATCGCCAAGTCGAAGAACAGGACAGAAGGACGGTACTGGGAAATCAGTTTCTTGGCTAATGTGATCCGGTCGCTTGAGGACTGATTCTCTGAGTCGTACAACCGGTGTACGAGTAGTTTTGAATGAAGATTGAGTGATCTATGCGATAGGGTTCCTCGAAGTATGATCTAATACAATGTCAGGACGACTTAATGCAACTTAGCTCACTACTCACAGCCCAAGTCTCCGCTCGTAGTGGAGATGCCGGGTCCTTGGGTAAGTGATTAACTCCCCAAAGCCAGAGTTTGACCAAGAGATCCTCCTCTCCTGGGTGTTCCTTAGCCCTGTCCCGGGCCTCTTCCCATAATTTTTGGATTGGCTTCGGAATAATGCTTGGGGGAGAATATGTCGAAAGATCGCTGTCTACCGGTTGCGCTGCTCCGGATTCCGCATCGAGGCGGGCAATCCATAAACCAGCATCTTCCGGGCATGCCTTGGAGAATTTCTGTGATAGTTTACGATACTGTATTTCGTCGGTGCACGTGGTTTTATTTAGATAAAGGGTGATCCTAAGAATGGTGGACAGAGTGGGGATAAATGGGGATGTGTGTTTCCCTTTGCATAGATAAGCGGCAAGTCTAGTCAAGGCCAATACTAAATAGAGACGCTAGCCCAGGTTGAAAAATTTAAGCATGCCGTTCAAGATACCGAGCCTCAGTCCACAGCTCACCAAGTTATCCTCTGTTACAACCGCTACCCAAGCAGCTACCCATCGCGCATACAACTCAGCAACACGCAAATCCGTCCTGCCGGTTGATGATAACACCTCACTGGCCTTCTGCATACGCTTCACGAATTCACCGgtttgttcttcttggcaAAAGGGTGTCGCCTTTTTAGGGAAAGCAGCAGCTACAAGTGGTCGGAGAGGTAGAACAGTAGGAAGCTGGGCCCCATCTTCGAGCGACCTCGCTGGGATATCAACGATCGCACGAAGGAATACGGCACCGCACCGAAAGTCTTCTCCAGAAGGCCCCGATCCAGTGTTTTGAGTTGCAAATTCAGAATGAAGGTgctcaatcaacttggtaCGGAGTTCGGTGGGATATGTGAGAAGCAAGGCCTGTAGAGAACCTAGAAGTGCCAGTGTAGGCAGGGACTCTGTCGCAGACGATATAGCCGCCTTGACAATCGCTCCCGAAATAATTGCATCAATTGCTTGCCCTTCCTCATTCTGTGTTTTAGGATCGATTCCAAGTGTTTTCCAACGGCGTCGAAGTCCCTCACAGTACCCAAGCTCCATGCGTATATATTCTGTCCAAAGTTCAATAGATTCGGGATTTATCCGTAGGCCTCGTTGAAGGAGCGCACGGGCACCGGTTGGGGATAGGGATGAGTCGAGCTCATGAGATGCGGCGATAATATATAGAGAAGGAGAGGTAGGGTGTAACGAAAGAGCCCTAGTGAAATTTGTGAGATTGGTGTCAAAATTGAACTTTTCTGCAGCAAACTCACCGCGAGCAAAGTTTTCCAACAAGTGATCGAGCATTATTGGACCTGGCGAGTTCTATATACTGTACCCAAAGCGATACATCATTCTTGAACTTGCGAACTGCTCGCTCGAGAATGAAGAACTGGCGTCTGACAATGCAATAATCGGCGAGCGAAGACTTATTATCGGTATTGTCTGGGAGTATCATAAGAACTCAACCAGGTCTGCACTACAAATACTCACTGAGTCgagcagcacgcttcttccTAAGAGCTTCCAGAGTGATTTCATACTGAACATACTTGATATAATCCGACTTGAGAGCTACACGCCTAA
This genomic interval from Rhizoctonia solani chromosome 11, complete sequence contains the following:
- a CDS encoding U3 small nucleolar RNA-associated protein 6, which encodes MERVHFYQEQMLPELKELEERGIFSQPEARAILKQRTAFESALIRRVALKSDYIKYVQYEITLEALRKKRAARLNNTDNKSSLADYCIVRRQFFILERAVRKFKNDVSLWVQYIELARSNNARSLVGKLCSRALSLHPTSPSLYIIAASHELDSSLSPTGARALLQRGLRINPESIELWTEYIRMELGYCEGLRRRWKTLGIDPKTQNEEGQAIDAIISGAIVKAAISSATESLPTLALLGSLQALLLTYPTELRTKLIEHLHSEFATQNTGSGPSGEDFRCGAVFLRAIVDIPARSLEDGAQLPTVLPLRPLVAAAFPKKATPFCQEEQTGEFVKRMQKASEVLSSTGRTDLRVAELYARWVAAWVAVVTEDNLRLYLVLALTRLAAYLCKGKHTSPFIPTLSTILRITLYLNKTTCTDEIQYRKLSQKFSKACPEDAGLWIARLDAESGAAQPVDSDLSTYSPPSIIPKPIQKLWEEARDRAKEHPGEEDLLVKLWLWGVNHLPKDPASPLRAETWAIILRGTLSHRSLNLHSKLLVHRLYDSENQSSSDRITLAKKLISQYRPSVLFFDLAMEQEFQKISASPSQESGGRERPAKRSKRSGCEASADSTTQADIACLTALYTAWRIIPEQSIPAALKYARVLYQLGEEKCAEDSIAAVGGSKGGLRQEWDKVRNELECLVIGAGKMEGTEQPDKDIALDDVEFN